The following DNA comes from Malania oleifera isolate guangnan ecotype guangnan chromosome 12, ASM2987363v1, whole genome shotgun sequence.
TCTAAGCTGCTCCTGAACACGATCTTCCCCGACGAGTTCATCCTCGGGCTGTCCACCGATACTCCCCTGCTCCCCGCCCCGCCCGACTCCGCCGCTCGCCGCATTGGGCTCCGTCCCATCCTCGTTCCattgttattactattactattattactcgGATGCTCCATCAACGCCCCCGCCCTGGGTTTCCCCGTCTTCACTACTACTACTCTACCCGCGTTTGGGTTTAGATTTGTATTCGGATTCTTGGCATGAGAAACTGCGCTCGGGTTTACTGGCTTGTCCGAATCCAGGGAAAATCGGGGAAGAAAATCTTCGTGATCGTAACCCGACGAAGAAGTGGACAGCAACAGAGAAGACATAGAGACTGGCTCGCAATCGGTGTCCCTAAGCAATGGGAGACTCAGAGACCCGTCGGAGGACGAAGATGAAGAAGACGAGGAGGACGACGAGGACTTCGAGTGTCTCTGCAGAAAATGCTTGATAGATTTAGTGGCGACGTTGGTGTTATTTGAAGGCACAGtcgatgaagaagaagaagaagaagaagaagccaacGATGTCGTTTTGTGGTTATCGTGCTTGGTTTTCTTGAGGCCTAGGAGCTCCTTCCATCGACTCGAACACCTCGGAGCCTTGGGAGAGAACAACAGGTACGAGTCCGTACCCGACGCCTCGGCTCTCCGGCCAGATTTCACCGTCTCCGGCGATCTGATATCGATCGATGCCGCTGACGTCATCACGGCGGGTTGAGTCGCCGAGAGCTGCAGCGGCACGAGCTTTCCGTCGGAGAAGAGCTCATCGGCGGGGAGCATTGTGACCGGATCTTCAAGCCTGAACTCAAAATCGCCGACGTCCTTGGCGGAAGCTTCTGGATCTGAGACGGCCGGCGGATCTGCGGAGTGCTGAGGCTGAGAAGAAGGGTTAGGTGCCGTGACCTTGTATTCTTCGTCAGGAAAGTCGCGGCTGAATGAGATTCTGGGGCTCAACCACCCGAAGGAGGGGTAGGTCGGGGGGCAGTCGAGGAAGCTTTCCGAGGACATGCCCACGTCGTTCACACAAGCTGAAGCCATCAACGGCAATGTCCAGTGCTGTAAAAACAGAAAATGCACAGTATTTTGAACAGCAAAACAGTAGGATCGATCTCCGGATTCACATCACCAGAAAATGCTCACGTCGccagaagggagagagagattgTTACCGCATAGCATAGCATAGCATAGCGTAGCTAGGGTTTGGAAATGTTGTTTGTATGGTAGCGTGAAGTGGAGGGAGGGAGCGAAGGTGTCCAAcggcaaaataaaaataaaaaatatctagaTACCCGTGCCccttatttttcaacaaaataacTTTTGACAGCTTTGGACCAAGTCGGAACAGCAACCaacttgggatttttttttttcttaaaaaaataatttcaaaataatactATTTTATTAATGCAAAAATACTTTTTATAATATTGAACTATtttatatccaaaaaaaaaaaaatcaaataactaAAACTCGATTTCAGTgcgaaaaaaaaatgataaaaattttcaacgcaaaacaaattttcaacataaaacataaaaaatctCTATCATATGTTTCTAAGCCTTGATTTCTGCCTCGTGTCTCCTTTTCTTTCACGCAATTCAATTGTAGAATGCCCTGCCCCACTACCATTCCTCTACCATATACCTCGATTAATTCTTGCCATTGaaactcttttttatttttatttttcatttattcaatgaaaaaaaataatatgcggAATATCTTGACGTATTTCTTCCAAATTATTTTTTGTTACATTTCCACGATTAAAAGTGAGAATTGTGagaaaatatgcataaattttgGGATTGAATGTGGAAGGATCCTTACCGATCGTCgcatagtttatttatttacttatttattagaGAAGTTTGCATTAGGTAATTTCATTGAAATTAG
Coding sequences within:
- the LOC131145078 gene encoding uncharacterized protein LOC131145078, which encodes MASACVNDVGMSSESFLDCPPTYPSFGWLSPRISFSRDFPDEEYKVTAPNPSSQPQHSADPPAVSDPEASAKDVGDFEFRLEDPVTMLPADELFSDGKLVPLQLSATQPAVMTSAASIDIRSPETVKSGRRAEASGTDSYLLFSPKAPRCSSRWKELLGLKKTKHDNHKTTSLASSSSSSSSSTVPSNNTNVATKSIKHFLQRHSKSSSSSSSSSSSSSDGSLSLPLLRDTDCEPVSMSSLLLSTSSSGYDHEDFLPRFSLDSDKPVNPSAVSHAKNPNTNLNPNAGRVVVVKTGKPRAGALMEHPSNNSNSNNNGTRMGRSPMRRAAESGGAGSRGVSVDSPRMNSSGKIVFRSSLERSCSSPSSLNGGPGPRLKQHMRGMERSYSANLRITPVLNVPVVCSLRGSSRSGVFGFGQLFSLPQKRSEAGTTNGTSAAAGAAAGNRGLQGYGGRNRMDRT